One window of Chamaesiphon minutus PCC 6605 genomic DNA carries:
- the lepB gene encoding signal peptidase I — MQKYSQIIILSLAILGAIVDRPAWSDVSTDSPILSESFCQKVFTDAISRARAGNWQASEQERRIIQQCRVKFSPPVNPNTPLPQASLCISLIKNLLQGDLNRSSEIDFSEDRWLPATRCSEVVAAYYMPSGSMLPTLKVNERFIIDKTAYRVQAPRRGDMIIFNPTEQLKRQKFNDKFIKRIIGLPGDKIKIQNGKVYINGKPLKENYILEPPSYSHKLVLVPANSYFVLGDNRNNSYDSHYWGFVTRDLIVGKLIWKLESK; from the coding sequence ATGCAAAAATACTCCCAAATCATCATACTTTCATTAGCGATCCTGGGCGCGATCGTCGATCGACCCGCATGGAGCGATGTCTCTACAGATAGCCCAATTTTATCGGAATCTTTCTGCCAAAAAGTATTTACAGACGCGATCTCCAGAGCTAGAGCGGGTAATTGGCAAGCGTCAGAACAGGAGCGACGAATCATCCAACAGTGTCGGGTCAAGTTTTCACCTCCAGTGAATCCCAATACCCCATTACCGCAAGCCTCTTTATGTATTTCTTTAATTAAAAATCTACTTCAAGGAGATCTAAATCGATCTTCTGAAATCGATTTTTCAGAAGATCGATGGCTGCCTGCGACAAGATGCTCTGAGGTCGTGGCTGCGTACTATATGCCATCGGGTTCGATGTTACCTACACTGAAAGTTAACGAGCGATTCATTATTGACAAAACAGCGTATCGAGTCCAAGCTCCACGACGGGGAGACATGATTATTTTCAATCCTACCGAGCAACTCAAAAGACAAAAATTTAATGACAAATTTATCAAAAGAATTATTGGGCTACCAGGAGACAAGATTAAAATTCAAAATGGTAAGGTTTATATTAATGGCAAGCCCTTAAAAGAAAATTATATTCTCGAACCGCCTAGTTATAGCCACAAATTAGTTCTGGTGCCTGCAAATAGCTATTTTGTTTTAGGCGATAATCGCAATAATTCTTACGACAGTCATTACTGGGGCTTTGTGACTCGCGATCTGATTGTTGGTAAATTGATTTGGAAACTGGAGAGCAAGTAA